The Macaca fascicularis isolate 582-1 chromosome 11, T2T-MFA8v1.1 genomic sequence TAAATAGTAATAACTTTTagcattttgggtttttttttttttttactcccagTGAAAATAATATGCTTTGGTGTAGcacctttaaaaaaacttttttttttaaggctgagatggaaagataccttgagcccaggagtccaagactgtagtgagctctgctcatgccactgcactccagcctgggcaacagagtgagactgtcaaaaaaaaaaaaaaaaagacaaaaaacaaaatttttttaagagatggggttttgctgtgtcacccaggctggtcttgaactccggtgttcaagtgatcctcccacctcaccctagtgagtagctgggactacagatgtgtgccgtGCCCGGGTTGGTGCAGCGCGTCTCCAAAGAGAGCCAGAGTGGTGCTCTGCAGTGCCTGTGTGAACCACCTCCGTGTTgccaccttctgcattggtcaTTAAGTCTAGAGCAGCCCAGGTTCTGAGACTAGGTTCTTCACTAATTACCCAGGCAAAATCTTTTCCACTTCATTAAGCATCTTTTCctctttataaaattaaatgtggccgggcgcggtggctcaggcctgtaatcccagcactttgggaggttgaggtgggtggatcacgaggtcaggagatcgagaccatcctggctaacacggtgaaaccccgtctctactaaaaaaactagccgggcaaggtggcggcgcctgtagtctcagctactcgggaggctgaggcaggagaatggtgtaaacccgggaggcggagcttgcagtgagctgagatccggccactgcactccagcctgggcgacagagcgagactccgtctcaaaaaaataaaattaaattaaatgtaccACATCTGCCAGATTtgggaaaacaaaaattttgagacagagaaACCAAACACTGTGTGACCGAGTTCTTCAGCAGATCACATTCACATTTCTAACCTTGTCTCACTTGGGTTTCTCTGCTGTGCCACGGCTGCAGACCCAGTTCTCTTCTTGGTAATTGAGACTCATTTGTTTCCACTATCACAAATGCAAGTATCCTTGTAAGTTTGTTATAAGGATATATAGCATTTGTTCCTTAAACAATTtaagtggccaggcgcggtggctcacacctgtaatcccagcactttgggaggccgagatgcgcggatcacttgaggtcggaagtttgagaccagcctgaccaacctggagaaaccccgtctctcccaaaaatacaaaattagccaggtgtggtggcgcacgcctgtaatcccagctacacgagaggctgaggcaggagaatcgcttgaacccgggaggcggaggttgcagggagccaagatcacgctattgcactgcagcctgggcaacaagagtgaaactccgtctccatctcaaaaaaaaattaaagtagaagAGTAATGAAATAATAGAAACTTCAGTCttctttttgaagaaaatatgtgCACTTTTCTGTTTTAACAAATAGCAGGCAGAGGAATTCCACTTCTATTGTTTTATTGCGGGGGGGTTTAACATACCCTACTCAAGTACTGCTAAGATCTCAAGCTTACTTTCTTTTGCACCTCAACTGGAGGACTTGGCTTTACATATGACCAAATATTCTGGGTTGGTAAAGGCAACTCCACCAGGCAAAATCAGAGCAATCcctggaaaagaggaaaaaactgaAACTGATCATCTGTGGATATTTAAATTTACCAATTGTCTAGAAATTCCATACAAGAGCTGAGAATATATGCTCTTATTCCAACTGTGCACTTACCTTTGATATTTcgttaagtaaataaatatttggcaCTCATCTACACATGCATGTCCCATCTATTTtacaacactttttaaaaaatgtaacttgCTGCCTAACAGTTGACCAGGTACATTGACAGAAATTAGGTAAATATGTGGCCCAAGCCTGAGCTTAGGTTTGAatgcagctattttttttttttttttttttttttgagacggagtctcgctctgtcgcccaggctggagtgcagtggccggatctcagctcactgcaagctccgcctcccgggtttacgccattctcctgcctcagcctcccgagtagctgagactacaggcgcccgccacctcgcccggctagttttttgtattttttagtggagatggggtttcaccatgttagcccatgttaggatggtctcgatctcctgaccttgtaatccgcccgtctcggcctcccaaagtgctgggattacaggcttgagccaccgcgcccggcccagctttCTAATTTCTAATCCTGTGCTTTACTCATGATCCACATTATTTCATCAAAAAGCCTCATCCCCTCTGACTCCTCAGGGGTTCATAATGGCACAAAGTTTAGGTCTTGCCCTCTACTAAAGGGATggaattaacttttaaaaggGGTGATGTTTGatgcagggaagagaaagagaacagagagaaggGACCACTGGATGACTTACTATCGTCCCTCCCTTTCTACCGCAGAACACAGCAGAGATCAGAGGCCGGGGCTTTCCCTTTCATAGAACTGGGAAGAGACAGTTGTCAGAAGCTGCATGAGGCCTTGGTTTTGTTTCACAAATCTCATCTTTTAATCAAGAGGTTCTTATTCTTTAGAAACACAGTGGTCCCTGGGGGCCACTACCCCTTCCCGTTGAAAACTTGAATGCGAATTCTCTAAGTCAAAAGCGAAAGGTTTTGTTTATATTCTAAGAGCAGCACCTATCTAGTAACCACTTCAGGAAAAGCAGCAGGATTTGGGAGCTAGGCCATGCTTTAATTTACATATCATATGTCCTTATGTCAGAGAAAGTTCAtagctttcaaaagaaaaaggaacgtTTACTTGTTTAGCTCCTTGTTGTTCGTCTGACTCACGAAAGGACGTGATCggtttgagtttatttttaggATATACTGGCGCTGGCTTTTAGTTTTAGTAAATGTGAAGCTGGACAAGTTAAAGGCCTAGGTTGGGAGCTGCAGAAATTGGCCGAGCCCCACAGGTGGTTTATAATCTTTTCAGCAAGAACATTGAAGGGCTATGCGTGATGACActtagaaaaagaagggaaatgaaGTTGGTCCTTGACTACTACCCAGTTTCTGTTGAGGTTTATTACTTCTAGATGATAAGGTTTACACCAAGTTTACATTATGTTTTTTCAGTTCTCAAGTTTCAGCAAATACCTGAACcaagttttcttctgttattcTAAGAACTGCCCTGTGCCTTTTAACTTTTGTACCACCACGTAGTGTCCTATCAACTCATGTCCTTTAGCTCTTCTATTCTTCAGTGCATTTCTCCCATTCCTGTAGGTGTGGTGGGGATCAACTTTTTATTCCACCAAGAATCACCCTTATTCCCTTTGACGTAATGCCCTATGGCATAAGCTTGTTCATACAGTGTTCAAACAGCTACCGTTCACTTCTGAGGGTCACCTTACGGGAAACCAAGGTATGACGAGTAACTAAATCTTCTCACCAAACAAAAGGGAGCTGGGCTTTAGAAATGGAGCCcgggccaggcagagtggctcatgcctgtaatcccaggactttgggaggccgaggtgggcagattgcttgagcccaggagtttgagaccagcctgggcaacatggtgaaaccctgtttctacaaaaaaaatacaaagaaaaaaaaaaaaaaagataaccagccatggtggtatatgcctgtagtctcagctacttgggaggctgaggtgggaggatcacttgaacctgggaggtcaaggctgcagtgggttgtgtttgcaccactgcactcctgcctgggcaacagatcaagaccttgtctcaaaaaaaaaaaaaggaagggaaatggagaaatggagcctagatttgaatcctggctccctCACTTACTGGTTACGGCAGGAATTATGACTTATCTGGAAAACAGGGATAATACCTGTTTCAGCAGGTTGCTTTGAAGATTAAAACTTACAAGTACCTTGTAAAGCACACATAGGTTCTCAACACATTAATTGCTTTCCACCCAAAAAGGCTGCGAGATGAGCAGTTGACCTTCACTAACCACTCTAGGTGGCTCACCATCTTTTCCAGAGAAGCTCCCGCTGTACTAAATATGCCTCGTTCAGGATAAGGATATAGATAGACCCATGggcttaactttcttttttttttttttttttttttttgagacggagtctcacgctgttgcccaggctggagtgcagtggcgcgatctcggctcactgcaagctctgcctcctgggttcacgccattctcctgcctcagcctcctgagtagctgggactacaggcgcccgccacctcgcccggctaattttttgtatttttagtagagacggggtttcaccatggtctcgatctcctgaccttgtgatctgcccgcctcggcctcccaaagtgctgggattacaggcttgagccaccgcgcccggccgggcttAACTTTCAAACATTAATTTGCCCACCTTTAGTCAAGCATATATTTGACATTTAAcataaaaaggagagaaaacagaagaacatGCTTCACGTTACAGGTGGCAGGAATATTCTGCGTATTAAAATGAAGAATGTGAATACAGAGCCTAAGACTTGGGTGCTCAAATTTTTATCAGTTGAATCTGTATAGCCATGCAGTCTCTTGGAAGAAAAACAGACTAAGAACCCACAGCCATGTAACCTTCAGGAGTTGTGTCAAATGCTAAATTAGAAAGCTGACCCTAATTCAGAGTTCCTACTTCTTAATAGGcttcacacatatttttttttccaggcattAAGCACTGTAACCTAAGTGGGAAGAAAGAGATCCACACCTTCCCCAAAGAAACAGAAGATGGATCTAGTGTCAGGCTCAATTAGACCCAATTGTGATGACTCTCCAAAAAGGAACAATGCGGCTCTTGTGATATGCTCAGGCAGAAAGCTTGGACGTTTTACAAAACAATCTTATCCCCGGAGAAACCTGGGTTCCAGCCCTCTTCCTGGAAAGAGGGGTTGATCCAGGAAAGTTTTATACTACTCTTATCAGCTCTTGCTGAGATCAGTACCTTTTTAACAATCTCAGAAACAACCAAGACCAATGTGAAACCAGGAATATGAGCCACTCCCCTGTCGGCGCATTCATACCCATAGGTCTCCACAGTCAAACCACAGGGTGccagattattttgtttttgtctacCAAAGGGAACTCTTTGCTGGAATTGTTGGTATTTCATTAATCTGCCCCGATTTCAGTCTAAAAACCCTTGACGGAGTGGATCCAGTGGCCAGCCTCGGCTGCTGGAAGTGCTAAAATGCAAATGTGCAAGAATCCTGGCCAAGCTCCCCATCCCCCAGGAAAGTGCTTCCTTACAGCCAGGCCTGGAGGGGAATGTTAAAAAGAGGGCTTGAGCTGCCCTCCTCCTTTCCACCGGGACCCTCGCTCACACTGGGAGATTCAGCATGCATGACTGAGCCGGCAAGCACGCAAGGACAGCGCtcttttaacttttctgaacAATGGCTGCAGTCCTTCCACCTTCACATCCTCCCCACACCCACTCGCAGGGTCAAGAAATCCATCTTTCTTGGCCACATCGTGATCCACTTTTCAACGTCACCCCTAGATCTCATTTTCACCCAGAGAAAAACTGGCCACTCGGGGAAACTGTGACTTACATACaaatctggttttttaaaaagtttcattttgttcaatttctttaaatttccagGTTGTTGACAGTTTAAAGCCAAAAATTATGTAAATCTCCAGTCTAATCACATTTCTAGAAACAAAACATGTCAGTAGTAAACCTTATACAGAATAAAATTTCACCCACGAGCTGACTCACCCCCACATAGGATGCACCAAACTCCACCTTGCGTCCTCTGAGAGTATACAAACAGCACCTCCTACCTTGGCATGTACCCAAGCACACAATGCCTTAAAAATAATTCGCAGATACAAggctgttggtttttttttttttttcaaaaacatacttcatatttcctcttttattatataaatatcagTTTAACCTTTTACTGTAAGAATATAAACGTTTTAAGAGGatctttgttattatttatacAAATTCACAAACAGTACAATTAATTGATAAAGGTCTCTGGGTTTCTTTAACTCCATGGTCTCGCATGTTGCTGTGGAGgattctaaaaaaataaacaacaaaaatccaaCAAAAATATACATCCTACTCAAAAGTGATTTCTTTAAAGCCACAAGTCCCAACCCCCACCAAAATAAAGAAAGTCATCTATTCCTCCATttagaaacagaatttttttaaaacccacaaACTCCCATTTTGTTAATAGAACAGAGATAAGACATGAGCTTCATCACAGCCCCGGCGGCTCTGCAGGCCAGCTTTGCTCCTGTTTCCCACAGGAAGCCGCACTGTGTGACCTTTTTTGGGGGAAACTTGGAAGAGGGTGAGGGTAGGGCAGAATTTGCATATATAATCATCATTTTCAAGACACAATctgcatctcaaacaaaaacaacgGTTCAACTCTCATTGCTCCCACATATTTGTGCTATAAATTAAGTCAAGATTTAGAAACAGGTCCTCAAATCCCAATGaacaaggagaaaaaggaaattatagcCAGAATGTGGAAGTGGGGCACACTGGACGGATGGAGGCTGGGAAGAAGCCAACACAAAAAGACGGACAAACCCAAGGGCATCTTTCCAGTCTAGGCACAAACATGTTTCAGTCTCAAAATATCTCTCTTGTAGAATTCCAGGgcttcagaaaaaaagtaaactaaaacGAGGTAGccagacatatatatgtatatatatataatttatatatatagaatatatagaatatattcagcagaaaaaaaggaccatgatttcaaattttttccaaaaacaattttaaaaaggaaagaagaaaatgaaatgagcGTGAATAGCAGAGTACTGTAAGAGGAGGAGTGATGAGAAGAGACTGGGATTAGTTACGAAGTGGAAGAAGGGTGAAAAGGCCTTTGTAGCTGGGTTTGCTttttatacatttgaaaataaaaaccagatcACAGTATTCAAATGAAAGCTGAAGTGAAGGCAGACATTTTCCTCAACTCCCCAGGGTTGAAAAGACAgtcactccccacccccatttcCAGTCACAGCAGTGGGAATACAGTAGCTGAATCAGTCCTCCACCCCCCCGCAGGGGAGTGGGTGGGTAAGCAGCCGAGTCCATTCTCCATCCGCGGGGAAAAGGAGCTGGGAGTAGGGTAGGGTAGGAACCCCAGCTGCAAAGAGAATGGGCTGGAAGCCGggagggggctggaggagggaggagaaaacgAGCCTGAGGCTTCTGTCACAGCCCCATCTCATCCGCTGCAATGATCTGTGCATAagtgtgcgtgtgagtgtgcGGGGGCGGTGGTGATGGGAGGATGAACAGGGCGGGACAAGGGGAGCTGGTGCTGCCGCCCTCACCTGACCTTCTCACTGTCCGTCATCTGCCAGAGTCCCAGGTTGAGTACCTTGAGGCAGGGCAGCTGCGTGATGCGCTCCAGGCCGCGCTTGGTGATTCGGGTGCAGCCGTACAGGTCTATGCCGGTGAGCTGGCTCAGGTGCTCAGCGATCAGCTCCAGGCCCTTGTCCGTGATGCGCACACACTGTCCAATGTTGAGCGTGCGCAGCCCGTGCATCTGCCGCACCATGCGGTTGATGCCATCATCACTGATGTGgcaggagcagagagagagagacttgagGCCATCCAGCCCTTGGGCTATGTAAGCCAGACTCTGGTCTCCCACCTTGTCACAGAACGACACATCCAGCCCCGAGAGGCGCAGGCTGCCCATGGCCAGATGCATGATGCCCGTGTCACTGATGTTGTCACAGGAGCGCAGGTTGAGGCTGCGCAGGCTGCCCATGTGCGACAGGTGCAGGAGGCCAGCGTCCGAGATGCCCCCACAGAAGCTGAGGTTGAGGAGCCTCAGGCCCGTCAGCCCTCGGGAGATGTGCTTTAGAGAAAGATCTGTGAGCTTCTGGCAGTCCTGTAGCGTGAGCTGCTCCAGGCCCAGGCAGCCCTCCGCAGCGCTGCGCGTCATGCCGGCCAGGTGCCCGATGCCGACATCCGAGAGGTGGCGGCAGCTGCGGAGGTTAAGGCTCTTGAGGCGCTGCAGACCCCAGGCGATGAGCAAAAGGCCAGTGTTGGTGATGTTGCTGCAACCCCCCAGCTCCAGCACCTCCAGGCCCTTCAGATACTGGGCTATGCGGCCCAGGCTGCTGTCAGTGATCTGCTTGCAGAGGCTCAGGTTGAGAGCGCGCAGGGAGCCGATCTCCTGCACAAACGCGTGGCCCAGCCCGTTGTCGGTGAGGTTGTAGCAGCCGCTGAGGTTGAGGCTCTCGATGTTGGCCATGCCCTGGATCACGTAGCTGAGGCTGCGGCGGAGGCTCAGGATCTGCACGCGGCGGATGCCCCGGGCCTGCAGGCTGGGGAACAGCGACGGGTTGGCCCGGCGCAGGTGCAGCTTGGCCTCCACCCCCCGCCACACCGACTTGTGGTAGGCGGCGTCCCGCCAGGCCGTGCACACCTGCGCCGCGCGCCCCTTGTCCCGGACGTCCAGGTAGCCGAAGATCATGGCCAGCAGCTCCGGGAACAGGCATGAGATGTGGGTCtccatcttcctcctcccccctccgCGGCGCTGGGGGGAGGAGGCGCGGGCCCCGCCGCTCCGCACTCGGGCAGGCGACGAGAGCGCTTCTCCCcagccgccgccgctgctgccgccgcctcGGGCCCAACGGCCGGCCCCTCCCCGCCTTCCGgctccggccgccgccgccgctcctcCTCCTGgtccgtccgtccttccttcctgccGGCTGCGCCTCCGGCccggccctcccccgccccggGCTCCGCGCGGCGCTCACATCCCGGGCGGGGAAGGCGCCTCGCTCTCGCTCCCGGAGGCCGGCCGCCGCCGCCTCGGCTCTACCCACGCCGCGCCCGGGCCGCGCCGCTCCGCCCGCGCCGCCGCGCCCACGCCCCCTGccgcatcctccgcctcctgccGCCGCCGCTGCTCCGCGGGCCGGCGGGCGGCGAGGGGGCCCCGGGGGCCGGGCGCACGGGCTCCGGGCGCGGAGGAGGCTTCCTGCTGCCTTTGTCTCTCGCCCGCTTTTCAAACCTCCCAGCCCCGGGCCGCCCGCACTCCGCCGCGCAGGCGGGGGGACCAGGAGGCCAATCCCGGCTGGCGGCGCGCGTTCCTTCTCCCCCGCCGTCCGCGGCCACTTGGGAGCTGCCGGCCCCCGCACCGAGGACGCCGCGGCCGTCCGGCCGGAGCGCGGCTCGGCGCAGACCCCGGGCGAGCAGGCGGGCCGCGCGTTTGGTAGCGCCCGAGCCGGCTCCGGCTCCGCCGCCCTGCAGCGCGTCCCCTCCGCCGCTCCCGCTCCCCCGCGCCCGCGCAATGGTACGGGCCTGCGCTGCCGGAACTGTGGAGCCGTTGCCCTGGAAACCGAGTTCGGCCTGGTCCCGTGGCCCCTGGTTTTTAACCCTGTGGGCGCCGTGCGGGAGCAGCAGCTGTCAGCCGAGCGCCTCCCCACCCGGCTGCTTTTCACCCCGCAGCCCGTTATTGAGCCGTTCCCTCTCTGAGCCACGCCCCAGCCCcgttccttctttttctttgctgtagAAGTCTGCACAACCCCTTCCCACAGTTTACCCCTACATCCCTGACCCTTACTTCACACCCCTCTCCCTTGATTATCCCTGCGAGAGCCTCCTCCTATAGCAGTGCTCAATAATCATCACCCCAACTGTCCTATTCTTGCTGTCCCTAATGCCCTTTAACACATCTCATTATCACACCCCTGCTCCCCCGGTTGGAGCTGTTTCCTACGACTCCTTTCTCTCCAGTCTCGTGTCTTAAATTGTAGAGAAACTGGCCTTTACTCATCTTAAACAATGACCCCCTCCAGTCGGTGTTCTAGAAATTTCTAGAATTATCTGTACTTCCTTCTAGCATCTTCTGATGATTTCCAGACATGCTGTGTGTGTTCCCCTCGGTACTTGATATATCAAAACTTCCCTCTACTTCTGCAGGCTGTTGCACTACCAATACCCTCAGCCCACTTTGCTTAGAGGGGAACAGCCTTCCCTAAACCTTGTTTTAGGAGCTTTCTCCTTGTCATCAGCCTTAGACTATCAGTTGCATGGCTCAGTTGTACTGATAGTCAATATATTCGTATATGCTGAATCCGGTTTACTTTTTGATTAAAATGGAATGACAGTTGAACTTGGTTTAAGACAATCCAGTCGTGTCTGTTGGTTTGTCAACTGTTTTATGGAAAGAGGGCACAATTACATTCTAGGATGTAGCCCCTGGGTCCTCAATGTCCGTACTAAGGATAGAATTTCAGAAGTTTCATTTTAACTACCCCCAAACCAAGAATTTTTGGATCAGAGAAAATGACcctctgtattttaatttatggATCCACACAACTAGATACAACACAACCGGATTTATCAGAAAGGGAAAAtggtttcattgattctttgaGGACCTGAACAAGATTTGGAAGGGGTTCCATGTTCAGTGTAGGAGAGTAACTTTCGCTCAAGCAACCAATATTGGACCAAATACGTACAAATTCAGTAATAGGTATAATACACCTTTTACACCCCTACCACTCCTCTTTCCTAAATCAGGAAATGCAGAAGCAAAAATTCTCGCCAGCTTGTTACCTC encodes the following:
- the FBXL14 gene encoding F-box/LRR-repeat protein 14 isoform X2, translating into METHISCLFPELLAMIFGYLDVRDKGRAAQVCTAWRDAAYHKSVWRGVEAKLHLRRANPSLFPSLQARGIRRVQILSLRRSLSYVIQGMANIESLNLSGCYNLTDNGLGHAFVQEIGSLRALNLSLCKQITDSSLGRIAQYLKGLEVLELGGCSNITNTGLLLIAWGLQRLKSLNLRSCRHLSDVGIGHLAGMTRSAAEGCLGLEQLTLQDCQKLTDLSLKHISRGLTGLRLLNLSFCGGISDAGLLHLSHMGSLRSLNLRSCDNISDTGIMHLAMGSLRLSGLDVSFCDKVGDQSLAYIAQGLDGLKSLSLCSCHISDDGINRMVRQMHGLRTLNIGQCVRITDKGLELIAEHLSQLTGIDLYGCTRITKRGLERITQLPCLKVLNLGLWQMTDSEKVRRHEGIFLHYSL
- the FBXL14 gene encoding F-box/LRR-repeat protein 14 isoform X1, whose product is METHISCLFPELLAMIFGYLDVRDKGRAAQVCTAWRDAAYHKSVWRGVEAKLHLRRANPSLFPSLQARGIRRVQILSLRRSLSYVIQGMANIESLNLSGCYNLTDNGLGHAFVQEIGSLRALNLSLCKQITDSSLGRIAQYLKGLEVLELGGCSNITNTGLLLIAWGLQRLKSLNLRSCRHLSDVGIGHLAGMTRSAAEGCLGLEQLTLQDCQKLTDLSLKHISRGLTGLRLLNLSFCGGISDAGLLHLSHMGSLRSLNLRSCDNISDTGIMHLAMGSLRLSGLDVSFCDKVGDQSLAYIAQGLDGLKSLSLCSCHISDDGINRMVRQMHGLRTLNIGQCVRITDKGLELIAEHLSQLTGIDLYGCTRITKRGLERITQLPCLKVLNLGLWQMTDSEKEARGDFSPLFTVRTRGSSRR
- the FBXL14 gene encoding F-box/LRR-repeat protein 14 isoform X3; the protein is METHISCLFPELLAMIFGYLDVRDKGRAAQVCTAWRDAAYHKSVWRGVEAKLHLRRANPSLFPSLQARGIRRVQILSLRRSLSYVIQGMANIESLNLSGCYNLTDNGLGHAFVQEIGSLRALNLSLCKQITDSSLGRIAQYLKGLEVLELGGCSNITNTGLLLIAWGLQRLKSLNLRSCRHLSDVGIGHLAGMTRSAAEGCLGLEQLTLQDCQKLTDLSLKHISRGLTGLRLLNLSFCGGISDAGLLHLSHMGSLRSLNLRSCDNISDTGIMHLAMGSLRLSGLDVSFCDKVGDQSLAYIAQGLDGLKSLSLCSCHISDDGINRMVRQMHGLRTLNIGQCVRITDKGLELIAEHLSQLTGIDLYGCTRITKRGLERITQLPCLKEARGDFSPLFTVRTRGSSRR